From the Trifolium pratense cultivar HEN17-A07 linkage group LG4, ARS_RC_1.1, whole genome shotgun sequence genome, the window TAACCTAAGAGGTAGAAAGAACCTATCTTTTTTGACATACCAATTTCATCGATCATTCATCGACCAACCTCCTGATCACCACAGAATAACAGtatggattgaaaatttatcataaaatgatgttcattaatatctttaatgaCAGAATACATggttaaaaaaatcagtttttctATTCTATAATATGAAAACTTAATACATTATGCAACCTAGAATCATAAATTTCCAGCAATAACTTACAGATATAGCAATAAGCTCTTCAAGTAATTCCTCCAAGTGGCGCAAAGGCTGTCAAATAAGGTGATTTTGTGTACACGTCATTAAACACTCTATTTGATAATAAATATACAGTGCATTCAAAGGAAAACACGTGTTAAAGAAGTCGTGTTTATAAATTCGAACAACTATAAGCAACAACTCACCCACTGTGTTGGACCATCTACTGGTGCATTCAGCGGATCGTCATGCACCTGAAAACCCAAAATATCTTTTAGCAAAACACTTTTGGACTCACAAGCATGGTCAATTTATTATAGAATTTTACCCTCAAACACTTTTGTTTATAACAAAACTAGTAAATTATAATAGGCCTAATTATTGTTTGTACCTCCATGAAGATCCCATCCACTCCAACTGCGACTGATGTCCTTGCAATGCAAGGTATTAGTTCTCGAAGACCTCCACTTGCAACACCTCCTCCATCCAACTGTAGATGAAAGTATAATGTTAATCCCAACCAAGAGTAACATTTTGAGAAAGTTATTTAAAAACTGGAATCGAAGAAGTCAGATTTGATAGTTGGATTCAATGTAAATATACTTTTAGTGGCTGTGTCTCGGCTGTTGGTTAATGAAATCATGTTTAACTTCAGAAAAAAAGGTAAATATACTTGAAGATCATGCGAGACTCCAAGGTACAGATAAAACAACATACAAAATTATATAACTTCAAGCCACATATTTTAAGTTATTGTCACCGCGAACATTTGAGCAATACTCTTTTGTGATTTTCAGAAGCATCACAGGCTAAGATAATGAACATAAAAAGGTTGCAAAACCATGTTGATGCCAAATAAACATGAGAATTAACAATATTAAACACACCTTCTTTCCAGCAGGTTGTTGTAGTGAGTGGGTTATATCAGCTACCTGAGACAAAATTCCATAATTTTGAGTTTTCCAGAAAATAAACAGCATATAAAGAGAAATAGTGGCAAAATAAACTTTACTATGGGGATACTTAGACCAATGCCAAAAGGCTGCTTAAGAATAGTTCTCTATAGTCTTTAGTAAGGGCATAGTGAAGAATGGTGTTCGATCTCATTACTATCAATAGGCATGTTGAAATTATAGGGTTTTTAGATAAAGaaggaagagaaagaaaaaactctttaaattatgGATACGTTTTGATAAATTTGTAAGAAATGAAATTGGAATAGGACAATTGGGGAGAGATGTGATATTTTCAGAGAAGATGCCACGTAAGCAAGCAATTGAAGCAACTTCTACCATAGTGAAAGGTGTTAACAGCTTGGTGCTCTTctcaaatttatcatttaattgAATAAGAAAGGATACATAGATTCAAACAGTTTTTCTAACAGAGAAGTATActataaaagaaatatttactTACAATAGGACAATTGGCTTCTCTCATCCACTCCAGGTTACGTGGATCAACAATTAAATCATCTATATGAAAAGGAAAAGTAATTTAATCAATCAGAAAGACATCGGGAGATTCATTTCATTGATTGCAATTTTATGCCAAAGTTCAACCTCAGATACACAGAGTTCTGAGGTCGGACATAGAAATAACTAGCATCACATGATATCATGCAACACTGCAAGGAGCTTGAGAAATTGAAAACATACAGAAGACCTCAAAAAAGATGTTATCAACTCACTATAGCCAAACATTGTTCCTCTCTCGCAAACCATCACATTAGGATTTCCAGCTAACCGAACCTTTTCCGCTGAATTTGTCATCACCTGTATTCGTGAAAGTTAAGAATCATATAAATAATGTTAAAACAGGGAACATTATTCTGAAGCTTAAGTCATTCttaattttgttaataataaGTCATAAATTTGTAAGCAATGAAATTGGAAATACTAACCGAAGGAGCACAGAACTGGCCTTTCTTGATATTGATAATCTTCCCAGTTTTGGCTGCTGCAACTAGAAGATCTGTCTGCCATTAGAAGCAAAATAAACGATATGATGTAGCACAGTTATTAAATTTGCAGCGATCCAACCGAACTATGATGGATATTGAAATTTCAATGTGATAAATATTTACTTGGCGACATAAGAATGCTGGAATCTGAATGATATCTGCAACTTTGCCAACTGGTTCACACTGGCCAAAGAAAAGATAAACGTGTCAAAGGAAGATAAGGAGTCGGAATCTGATATATTATTGCTGCACTTCCCATGCAAGTATATGTCGGAAAATAAGGTTATTGAATATGagttctataaaaaataaatctgaacgaataagtttatattttggAAAAGTTAAAATGATTTTACCTGGATGGCCTCATGCACATCTGTCACTATAGGGAGGTCGTAAGCTATTTTAACCTTCTCAAGTATCTGAGGGAAAACAGTAAATTAGGGAAGGAAAGTCATTTAACTAAGACAAAAGAGCTTAATCCAGTGCAAAATTCTGTCATATAGACATAGTTAAACATTTTTAAGAAATTGGAGAAggagaaattattattaattaggtGGCACTAATGACCATTTTACAACTGTCCTCGACGAGATTTGAACATTGCCCCTTGAGGCTACAAAGTCAAGCTTTTACTACTGAGCCGACACCTCACGGACAGACATAATTAAACATGGTTATGAAGCAATTTACATGTCAAACAAACATACTAGATGGCTTTAAATTTTAATAGTGTTATTATGGTATTTTTTTTCTAGGACAATATTACGACGATCCACTATTGGCATGTAAATGGTGAAAGTACCTCTTGTGTCAGTATCATACAATATTCTATTGCACATGCATAACACAAGTCATGAAAACTTTCTAGAAAAACACCGGTCTGTCACATGTTATCAGATAATTATAACAACTAGAAACCTCAAGATGCAAACTACAAAGTTGCGTTATGACAATTAAGTGTTAGAAATACGAACCTTCAATCCCTCAACCATCCCCGGGCCACGAAATGATTTTGATGATGTCCGGTTAGCTTTGTCAAAGCTTGATTTGAAAACCAATGGAATTCCAAATCTGAAAGATTCATATATACTCAAGATCATGTTAGCTGTCAATAAAGATACAGCCAAATGTCAAATCTACTAACCATTTTACTTTACTAGTTAATTCACATTACCATGCAACCTTGTACATTTCATGTTTAAGATTATGAGATCTCAACTCATGAAGTTATCATATGCTTTTGAATGATGATAGTGTTGAAAACTTTTACACCGACAATGGATCAAAACTAAGTCTTTTACTTCAAATTGGGAGTAAgaaatgttcaatttcatcCAAAAGATTACAAAGCAGTTGCCTTCAAACTTAAGAGTTTTACACAACAAGAAACCTCGTTTTTTCCAAGTACCTACTGCCTAAGATGAGTTGTGAAACATTTACTTAggccatgtttggataaacaccCTAATTATGCGCTTATCATATAAGCGCTTATGTGTAAGTTAtttctatagcaaaagataaaataaagtcaaatgattttaatataagttataaactattttcataagctattctaAAGAGCTTATGGACATGTTCTTAAGTTGGTTCCATAAGCTCTCGAAAGCAGTCTCTCAAGTGCTTATGCCAGTCGATAAGCTCAGATAAGTCAATCGAAACAGACCCTTAAAGAATTTTCATTGTgaaatcaacaaacaacaaatagaTATTTGACAACTCCACCTACCTACCTACCTACATTATTAATGATCTAAAGAATTTCCATTTGATCATCACATTCATCTAccatttatgaagaaaaaaaagacataagaattaaaagaaataacatACTTAGATGAAATAGTCTTGATATGCTTAGCCATTCGCATAATGTGCTCCTCTGATTCAATCACATTGGGACCAGCTAGCAGAAAAAACGGGTCTGCAGCCTAATAGATTCAAACAAACACAACCCATCacaactaaaaccaaaaaatttgCATTTTGACGATGACACACAAAATTTAACATTGAATAAAGTGATAATGAGAAAGAAATGACGAACCTTGAGCTGGTCATAGAGTAATGAGGGATCCATATTTTGAGAAAGTGAATCTGCAGGGGAATGAAAAGCACAGAATCGGAATTTTGATTGAGGAATTTTCAAGAATTCGTGGTGTCAGATCTATTCGACGAGATGAGGTGAAACGGGAGCATGTGAGATTTTGATAAAGTTAGGGTTTCAGTGATTTGggagaaaaacaaaagcaatGGAAGTGGGAACTCAGCGTGCATCAATAGTGgcaatataattttaaaaaaaaattatatagccACGAAACTCCGTAGCTAAGTAACCATCTATACCTACAGTTTTATGGTCGTAGGTATATGTCAGTTTTATGGTCGTAACcaacgtttattttaggtttcaatttggtcccttagatttaaaaagtatcaatttggtccttacgtttattttaagtttcaagttagtcatttccgttagttttgtcactaacaccgtttgaatagtacacgtgtcagcgtgtccaagtgccacgtgtcagtccacgtatgcaaattgactgccacatgtgacaaaattgacggaaaggaccaacttgaaacctaaaataaacgtaagggaccaaattgatactttttaaacgtaagggaccaaattgaaacctaaaataaacgtaagggatcaaatgtatagttaagcctaatTGTTACTATAGATGATTTGATATTAAACAAATGCGACCCAgaaaaaatacaacaatttcatttttctgTTTTGCAAGCTCATCCTCTCGTCCCGTGGAACCTGCGATAACACTACTTATTCATTTTTCTCTCATTCATCCCTCAATTCCAGGTAAATTAAGCTTTTCCCTtttcatttatataaatatcttaatttttcaTATCACATTGATAATTCTAGGATTAGGTTaattttgttctgtttttttttttttttttgtcatttggTTAATGCATAGAAAATGATAATTCAAGAAATGGGTTACTCTTAgaatttattttagaattttacaTATCTAGTTAGGGTTCTATAAGCACTTTattaagtagtttatccaaacagggctAAAGAGTATTAATCTTCtgtgttttgatttttatataatataatgttaaaagcttgatttttaTAGTCTTGTCTTATGAAGTTTTGACTGCTACTGCATTTTCTTTGTGGAGTTTCATTTTCCCTCatatttatgaaattttatcATCTTTTATTCTTAACAGTTTCGAGATGTATTTGATCTAAATGTGAATGATTGGAAGACACTGGATAGTACAATTAAAGTATGATGTATCCTACCACTGGTTGTGTATGCCCAATATTTGATGCAGCAGAGGAATAGTAGATCTTGACATATAGTAAATTTGATCCTGCAGGCTCATCTggaattaaaaaagttattacaATGGATCTTAATTTTGCTGGTAGTAATTCATCTCCACCTCGACCCAAATGGAGAAAAGTGGCATATGGCGGTATGCAACCTGGATATGATGACAATCATACTGATGAAACCTTTCTTGAAGGAATGGTCATGAATGCCAGTGTTGTAAAAAGGGACATGCTAAAGGTTATGCTGGACTCGGTTTCCATTTCTGAATATTTATGCATTGTTGCTCTTGTTGTCTTGGTCTGGACTTATACACTTTCATCCTCTCTTGATAAAAATTCCCTCTTGTTAATTGATATAAGTCTTCTTGTTTCAGGCTTTCTAATTCTCCTTTTTACTCAAGAAATGCTTTCACTTAGTCTTCTCCTTCATCATGCCCTAAATATCTCATTTTTCATTACTGGCTTATATGTTTTGGCTCCCATCTACCAAACTCTTACAAGGTCTATCAGTTCAGATTCCATTGGAGCAGTAACTGTATCACTTCTCATAATTCACCTTTTCCTGCATGACTATTCAGAATCCACCATCAAAGCCCCAGGTGTTCTCAAGAATCCTGCATTAACCAGTTGTATATCCGTAAATGCTTCTGTAGTCGCGTCGGTTTTTATTGCTTCCTGTCTTCCATCAAGATTACATGTGTTTGCCATCATGTTATTCTCTTTGCAGGTTTTCCTTTTCGCTCCACTGGTTACGTACTGTATTAAAAAGTATTCGTTCTGTTTACACCTATGCTTTTCTTTTAGTTTGATGATCATGACATTAAGTTTTGTGTACACACTTCATCGCTTGCTATTTGTGGTGCTACTTAGTTTGTTGGTTTTTGTCAACTTGGTCTGCCCTTACTGGCTTATAAGGATTCAAGAATACAAGTTTGAGATCAATGGACCTTGGGATGAGGCTAAGCTTTGTTTTGATATTACAGACTGAAATCAGAACATGGTTTTTGAGAAATTGGAGTGCCCTTTTTTTAGGTGGAAATATAATTTACTCGCTACTTGGTCTAGTTTAAGTTATGAGGTCATCAAAGGTCCTTGCTGTTCAAATCAGAGGAGGATAAGAAAATGATTTGTACTCATGCCTTAGAATGATAATGTAGTGATGGTTTAAAAAAATCTAGGTACCATGGTTGTATATTTAGAATTCAAGAGCCTGATGgatttgaaaggaaaaatatatCAACTTTTTTTAGCAGTATTTGGACTAGGAGAGAACActattgtcaatttttttcaagCCTGAAATGTTGGCATATGAGGATTATTGTAATGTACTCAATACAGGTTATTTTTGAGGAAAGCTTTCTTCCATTAGAAAACTAAGGGATAAAAGCTCAACTTTGCTTAATAATACTGTTGCTGTTTCATTCATCTATGTATCTAAAACATGATTGGATCACACTCAATACTTCTAATAAACTTCAGCAGAACAATACTGCTGTTGATGAGAGTCCCTGAAATGTATAGGCCAGTGGCTGCTTCGTCAGCCACACCTCGAGGTGGATTGCCTAATGACAGTGAGGAGGACTCTGTTGTTACATTAGATCAAGTTCCAAGGTGGATTGATGCTGAACATTCATTAGAGAATGACAATAGAGATCCTTTGGCGTTCCAATCAGGAACTGGGAGTGGTGCAGGTGGTTCGGTGTGTAGGTTTCCTGGTGACCATGAAATAAATTCGCGGATATATTTGTGGAGAGGGGATCCTTGGAACCTTGAGATAGATGCTGTGGTGAATTCAACGAATGAGGTTAGCAATATTCCCACTTTTTCATATTAAgtgtcattttgaaatatttctttGTCTCACGTTATTTATCGTTTTAGAATTTCATTAAAGCATTTATTTACGTATTCCAATATtacccttatttatttaaatagttACAACGGTATTATAGTCTTAACACAGGTTTTGCATTGGAAATTAGTAACTTAAAAGACAGTTAATGAGACGGAATATTTGTTACACACAAGCACTCCTTTGCACACCCTCATAGTTTTGTTATGTTTGGTGTGACTTTTCTCAGTTTGGTAATTGCAAAGTCACGGTTATCATTGTCGTCTTGCTTTCTATCTTTTGTCTTCGATTATGTTGTGTGAGCAAAACAGGACCAACTAGGGTCATGTGAAGGAActcatgtttattttttactttaatgGTTGCCATTGAAGACAATTGAAAGTGaactattttgataatttttaagTTTTCCCACTGCTTTTGAAGTTAAAGTTCAACTTTCATCAAACTTTCATTGATTGCAGTGTAATGGGTAGTGCTGTTAAATAGCGGCGCTATTGCATAGCGAAATTTGAAGAAATCATTATTGTTCCGTGatatgctatttagtacaaaatattgtGAAATAGCGGCTATAGGATCACTTTAGCACTGTCGCGTCACGGGATTTGAACAAGTCAACAAACCACTATTTTCTGTGATCCCCAATTGGAAACATTGGTGGTGGGTGATTTAGTCCACTTCAGATTGCTTTATTGTTGTTACATaatttattcaatgaatcttgAAAGGTGAAGTGTCTATtgtaaaaaggaccggaggaagtattCTTGTATTCTTATTTCTTGCTTTTGGGAGTTTTACCATGATTTCTGAAAGTTTGTTTTCTACTTATTTTAGGTACATTGCTTTAATGATGTTATTCCTACCTTTCATAATTTGACCAACTTGCAAATTAATTCTCTCAACTATCGTTGGAATTTTTTAGTACAAGTTCTCAAATACTGCCCTATGCTTCAAGAGCTTCGCATTGACGAGGTTCGTTAAGgatttatttatcttttcataacatacctttaggttttttgttttttgtttttttatgtgCGTTATTATTAACAGGCTGGGGAGGGGCCTGACGCAAACGAGGAAACATGGACTAGAAAAGATGACAAAGAAAGTTGGGTGGAACCGGATGTTGTTCCGCAATGTCTTTCATTACACCTTAAATCTTGCCATCTTCTGAGCTTCTTAAGCCTTCACAGTGAGCTTTTGCTagcaatatatattttgaagaaTGCAAGAGTTTTACAAACCATGGTAATCTGGAACAGTGGAAATTTCCTCGAACTAGAAAGACTATTATCCTT encodes:
- the LOC123924785 gene encoding 2-dehydro-3-deoxyphosphooctonate aldolase, translating into MDPSLLYDQLKAADPFFLLAGPNVIESEEHIMRMAKHIKTISSKFGIPLVFKSSFDKANRTSSKSFRGPGMVEGLKILEKVKIAYDLPIVTDVHEAIQCEPVGKVADIIQIPAFLCRQTDLLVAAAKTGKIINIKKGQFCAPSVMTNSAEKVRLAGNPNVMVCERGTMFGYNDLIVDPRNLEWMREANCPIVADITHSLQQPAGKKLDGGGVASGGLRELIPCIARTSVAVGVDGIFMEVHDDPLNAPVDGPTQWPLRHLEELLEELIAISRVSKGKKPFKIDLTPFRE
- the LOC123924563 gene encoding phosphatidylinositol N-acetylglucosaminyltransferase subunit C-like isoform X1, giving the protein MRPRKNTTISFFCFASSSSRPVEPAITLLIHFSLIHPSIPGSSGIKKVITMDLNFAGSNSSPPRPKWRKVAYGGMQPGYDDNHTDETFLEGMVMNASVVKRDMLKVMLDSVSISEYLCIVALVVLVWTYTLSSSLDKNSLLLIDISLLVSGFLILLFTQEMLSLSLLLHHALNISFFITGLYVLAPIYQTLTRSISSDSIGAVTVSLLIIHLFLHDYSESTIKAPGVLKNPALTSCISVNASVVASVFIASCLPSRLHVFAIMLFSLQVFLFAPLVTYCIKKYSFCLHLCFSFSLMIMTLSFVYTLHRLLFVVLLSLLVFVNLVCPYWLIRIQEYKFEINGPWDEAKLCFDITD
- the LOC123924563 gene encoding phosphatidylinositol N-acetylglucosaminyltransferase subunit C-like isoform X2, which produces MRPRKNTTISFFCFASSSSRPVEPAITLLIHFSLIHPSIPGSSGIKKVITMDLNFAGSNSSPPRPKWRKVAYGGMQPGYDDNHTDETFLEGMVMNASVVKRDMLKVMLDSVSISEYLCIVALVVLVWTYTLSSSLDKNSLLLIDISLLVSGFLILLFTQEMLSLSLLLHHALNISFFITGLYVLAPIYQTLTRSISSDSIGAVTVSLLIIHLFLHDYSESTIKAPGVLKNPALTSCISVNASVVASVFIASCLPSRLHVFAIMLFSLQLMMQVSLIHLWTQVSLIHLWMQVSLIHLWMQMSPIHLWMQVSLIHLWTKVDHLVAATINAF
- the LOC123924563 gene encoding phosphatidylinositol N-acetylglucosaminyltransferase subunit C-like isoform X3, producing MDLNFAGSNSSPPRPKWRKVAYGGMQPGYDDNHTDETFLEGMVMNASVVKRDMLKVMLDSVSISEYLCIVALVVLVWTYTLSSSLDKNSLLLIDISLLVSGFLILLFTQEMLSLSLLLHHALNISFFITGLYVLAPIYQTLTRSISSDSIGAVTVSLLIIHLFLHDYSESTIKAPGVLKNPALTSCISVNASVVASVFIASCLPSRLHVFAIMLFSLQVFLFAPLVTYCIKKYSFCLHLCFSFSLMIMTLSFVYTLHRLLFVVLLSLLVFVNLVCPYWLIRIQEYKFEINGPWDEAKLCFDITD
- the LOC123924563 gene encoding uncharacterized protein LOC123924563 isoform X4 — translated: MIGSHSILLINFSRTILLLMRVPEMYRPVAASSATPRGGLPNDSEEDSVVTLDQVPRWIDAEHSLENDNRDPLAFQSGTGSGAGGSVCRFPGDHEINSRIYLWRGDPWNLEIDAVVNSTNEVHCFNDVIPTFHNLTNLQINSLNYRWNFLVQVLKYCPMLQELRIDEAGEGPDANEETWTRKDDKESWVEPDVVPQCLSLHLKSCHLLSFLSLHSELLLAIYILKNARVLQTMVIWNSGNFLELERLLSLCPKASSTCKLTVYDVPFDDASEPNSPLDASEPNSPMDASEPNSPLDANEPNSPLDASEPNSPLDESGSFGGSND
- the LOC123924563 gene encoding putative F-box/FBD/LRR-repeat protein At5g56810 isoform X5, which codes for MLQELRIDEAGEGPDANEETWTRKDDKESWVEPDVVPQCLSLHLKSCHLLSFLSLHSELLLAIYILKNARVLQTMVIWNSGNFLELERLLSLCPKASSTCKLTVYDVPFDDASEPNSPLDASEPNSPMDASEPNSPLDANEPNSPLDASEPNSPLDESGSFGGSND